One Methanophagales archaeon DNA window includes the following coding sequences:
- the tnpA gene encoding IS200/IS605 family transposase, producing MKAEDEVDVRRGAHTVWNLNYHFVFVPKYRKTVLMGEIRDRLEELIKEQCERFGFEIISLEIMPDHVHLFISASPKFAPCEIARLIKGHTARFLFEEFPELRRELWGGEFWAKSYYVGSHGAVSSETIKRYIEECQGF from the coding sequence ATGAAAGCGGAGGACGAGGTTGATGTGAGGAGAGGAGCACATACTGTCTGGAACTTGAACTATCATTTCGTGTTCGTTCCGAAATACAGGAAGACGGTGTTGATGGGGGAAATCAGAGATAGGTTGGAAGAACTGATCAAGGAACAATGTGAGAGGTTTGGATTTGAGATTATATCGCTGGAGATCATGCCCGATCACGTCCACTTATTCATCTCTGCATCACCAAAATTCGCTCCTTGCGAGATCGCAAGATTAATTAAAGGCCATACCGCAAGGTTTCTCTTTGAGGAGTTTCCAGAGTTAAGAAGAGAGTTGTGGGGTGGCGAGTTTTGGGCTAAAAGTTACTATGTCGGTTCTCACGGAGCTGTCAGCTCTGAGACTATAAAAAGATATATTGAGGAGTGCCAAGGATTTTGA